Proteins encoded together in one Anguilla anguilla isolate fAngAng1 chromosome 9, fAngAng1.pri, whole genome shotgun sequence window:
- the LOC118235841 gene encoding BTB/POZ domain-containing protein KCTD12-like, translating to MALLESTSSIPGDKMLFPEIVELNVGGQVYITRYSTLISYPDSLLGKMFTSKSNEGLARDTKGRFFLDRDGFLFRYILDYMRDRQLLLPEDFPERARLQREAEFYNLPELAKKLAPRLTKHDNEGCQSDNEDFSSKTNTAHNLDTLSGAAAPCTGLVMEGGEASHHSGFITIGYQGSYTPGWDSQTGAKFRRVERIMVCGKTSLAKEVFGDTLNESQESDCPPENYTSCSYLKFSSLDQAFDKLAEANFTMVACNSTGSCSSAHDQSHEKIWTSHTEYVFYRECAPPIFHTSPLAYGVLHDAWLL from the coding sequence ATGGCTTTACTTGAGAGCACCAGCAGCATTCCGGGTGACAAGATGCTCTTCCCAGAGATCGTGGAACTCAATGTGGGTGGCCAGGTATACATAACCCGCTACTCCACTCTAATCAGCTACCCAGATTCCCTTCTTGGGAAGATGTTCACCTCTAAGAGCAACGAAGGGCTGGCGCGTGACACCAAAGGTCGCTTTTTCTTGGATCGCGACGGTTTCCTTTTCCGTTATATCCTGGACTACATGCGTGACCGTCAGCTGCTGCTCCCAGAAGACTTTCCTGAGCGTGCAAGGCTGCAGCGGGAGGCAGAATTCTATAATCTGCCTGAGCTGGCTAAAAAGCTGGCACCCAGACTCACCAAACACGACAATGAAGGTTGTCAGAGTGACAATGAAGATTTCTCTTCCAAAACCAACACTGCCCATAACCTGGACACACTTAGCGGAGCTGCTGCTCCCTGCACAGGCCTggtgatggagggaggggaggccaGCCACCACTCTGGCTTCATCACCATTGGCTATCAAGGCTCCTACACACCAGGCTGGGACAGCCAGACGGGCGCCAAGTTCCGTCGAGTGGAACGTATAATGGTGTGTGGGAAGACCTCTCTGGCTAAGGAGGTTTTTGGGGATACACTCAATGAGAGCCAGGAATCAGATTGTCCACCGGAGAACTACACATCATGCTCTTATCTGAAGTTCTCCAGTCTAGATCAAGCCTTTGATAAGCTGGCTGAGGCTAACTTCACCATGGTGGCCTGCAACTCAACTGGAAGCTGCTCCTCTGCCCATGACCAGTCACATGAGAAAATCTGGACCAGCCACACAGAATATGTGTTCTACCGTGAGTGCGCGCCACCAATCTTCCACACATCTCCCCTGGCCTACGGTGTTCTTCATGATGCATGGTTGCTGTAG
- the zgc:158432 gene encoding uncharacterized protein zgc:158432: MKLWALQGFTLLLSTSTFVQMFPSVTGADGTSTTMPTNAATSTTVTDKTNTATPTTVTDKTNSATSTIVTDKTTSITSAPTTNIISTTSTDSITIVQDVHCAGKQDFDPCDNPENAGCKENSKCSCKKQKYFCRCNNDKEKWYIGEDCEQEWTVLTFALVASLPGVALATVVGVAVHCVHHSRKKGPAASVESSKTQKVDPNPSSSKKESSPMDDYSNLVFASDLQNGQKPQPASRSPHDSIPMASQPYSAYRNPSYRNPYASSQPSRNPYSSLDRYDGYKNPIEPPGLQNSVARGNQSGYQQAGPPTPLYSSPDYDSSRPQFPRVQIGRQ, encoded by the exons ATGAAGTTGTGGGCTCTGCAGGGATTCACCCTGCTCCTCAGCACCTCTACATTTGTACAAATGTTCCCTTCAGTGACTGGAGCTGATGGAACAAGTACAACTATGCCAACAAATGCAGCAACATCAACAACTGTGACtgataaaacaaatacagcaacGCCAACAACTGTAACTGATAAAACAAATTCAGCAACTTCAACCATTGTAACTGATAAAACAACTTCAATAACTTCAGCTCCCacaacaaatataatttcaacaaCCTCGACTGATTCAATAACGATAGTTCAAGATG TACACTGTGCTGGAAAGCAGGACTTTGATCCATGTGATAATCCTGAAAATGCTGGTTGCAAAGAAAATTCTAAATGTTCctgtaaaaaacagaaatatttctgcAG ATGCAACAACGACAAAGAGAAATGGTACATAGGAGAGGACTGTGAGCAGGAATGGACTGTCCTAACCTTTGCCCTAGTGGCCTCGCTACCTGGCGTGGCTCTGGCTACAGTAGTCGGTGTGGCAGTTCATTGTGTTCACCATTCCAGGAAAAAAGGACCAGCAGCCAGCGTGGAAAG TTCCAAAACGCAGAAGGTTGACCCAAATCCATCTTCCAGTAAAAAGGAATCCAGCCCAATGGACGATTACTCAAATCTAGTGTTTGCCTCTGACCTGCAG AATGGCCAGAAGCCTCAGCCAGCCAGCAGGTCACCTCATGACAGCATCCCCATGGCATCGCAGCCATACAGTGCATACAG GAATCCATCTTACAGGAACCCCTATGCCAGTTCCCAACCAAGCAGGAACCCGTACAGTTCACTGGACAGATACGATGGTTACAAGAATCCCATAGAACCCCCTGGTCTGCAAAATAGCGTAGCG AGAGGAAATCAGTCTGGATATCAGCAAGCAGGTCCACCCACACCACTGTACTCCTCTCCAGACTACGACAGCTCCAGGCCACAGTTTCCTCGAGTCCAGATCGGCAGACAGTAA